From Thunnus albacares chromosome 22, fThuAlb1.1, whole genome shotgun sequence, the proteins below share one genomic window:
- the man2b2 gene encoding epididymis-specific alpha-mannosidase isoform X1, translating into MRFLAVIVHFLCYFYSYGVTEENEPIQTFVIPHSHMDVGWVYTIQESMHAYAANVYTSVTEELSKAKDRRFIAVEQEFFRLWWDTVASDSHKRQVRQLVKEGRLEFIIGGQVMHDEAVTDLDDEILQMTEGHGFLYETFGVRPQFSWHVDPFGASATTPVLFALAGFNAHLISRIDYDLKDNMQKQKKLQFVWRGSPSLKGQQQIFTHTMDQFSYCTPSYLPFSNSSGFYWNGVALFPDPPKDGVYPNMSLPVTKETVHAYAKTMVDNIKQRAAWFRTNHVLWPWGCDKQFYNSSVQFNNMDPLIKYINQNSKEFGVTVQYATLSEYFQAIYQSNLVWEVRESEDFLPYSTEPYQAWTGFYASRNVLKGVARRASSQLHAAETLFTRYRISFPDGPVAKDWALDKLRALRWAVSEVQHHDGITGTESPKVADMYLQHLTQAMMGVEELLAALFLLPHNLDIPSIIGSRYHRKGGHQALEQHVIVYNPLAWNITTIINTTVAFPVAAVFDDDGQPVLAQIQRSALSNVTYDLFIMVNVGGLQHRKYLIKFSEKPCNGRSKCGRTYKAKGVVFERRSIRDWTKTGRRLLPVLNECYKLMFDQDTNLLHSITYLQEKRSVRMTQDFWEYHANGDVKAGPISDNYIFSANGSAVRAYKAVKMEIIPGKIVTEIRQYFYREEGDKDYAFSITTRVPECLGSKVQCHRLEQTYALGPLHINTEVVLRTSSSVKNNRTLYTDDNGYQMMKRPYKKFTNNTLARNYFPMVRAAYIEDELSRLVLVSDRAHGVSSQASGQLEVMLHRCLWNNLPWNLGYNLTLNDSSVVQPTLWMMLGSKSATSKLYQREAIELQHRPVVMPIDQPQKPWLEKEPRESSPMRSVVLPPNLHLLSLSISGWNYSSNHDVHLSHIHSGKDLHSEPDYDRVLLRIMHLFEEGEDPELSKPVTINLKDVLRGIGEVRVMEERSLTGTWDIGSLQRWKWKTADNFEQKSRSCWTCGDEAFTVTISPKEIRTFFLHFSSNNLY; encoded by the exons ATGAGGTTTTTAGCTGTTATAGTGCATTTTCTTTGTTACTTTTACTCGTATGGAGTGACAGAAGAAAACGAGCCAATTCAGACATTTGTAATTCCTCACAGTCACATGGATGTTGGCTGGGTGTACACTATTCAG GAGAGTATGCATGCCTATGCAGCCAATGTGTACACCAGTGTGACTGAGGAGCTGTCAAAGGCTAAAGACCGCAGGTTCATTGCTGTGGAGCAGGAGTTCTTCCGACTGTGGTGGGATACTGTGGCCTCAGACTCCCATAAGAGACAA GTACGGCAGCTTGTGAAAGAGGGTCGACTTGAGTTCATCATCGGGGGCCAAGTAATGCACGATGAGGCTGTGACTGATCTAGATGATGAGATATTGCAAATGACAG AGGGCCACGGTTTCCTCTATGAGACGTTCGGGGTGCGTCCTCAGTTCTCGTGGCACGTGGATCCATTTGGAGCCTCGGCCACCACGCCGGTCCTCTTTGCTTTGGCGGGGTTCAATGCTCACCTCATCTCCCGCATTGACTACGACCTCAAGGACAACATGCAGAAACAGAAG AAACTACAATTTGTGTGGAGAGGTTCTCCCTCTCTGAAGGGGCAGCAGCAGATCTTCACTCACACCATGGACCAGTTTAGCTATTGCACCCCATCTTACCTGCCATTCTCCAACAG CTCTGGTTTCTATTGGAATGGAGTTGCCTTGTTCCCTGACCCCCCTAAAGATGGAGTCTACCCCAACATGAGCCTGCCCGTCACAAAGGAGACAGTACACGCCTACGCCAAGACCATGGTGGACAACATCAAGCAGAGGGCTGCATGGTTTAGGACGAATCATGTGCTCTGGCCATGG GGTTGTGACAAACAGTTCTACAACTCATCAGTGCAGTTCAACAACATGGACCCTTTAATCAAGTACATCAACCAGAACAGCAAAGAGTTTGGGGTGACAGTCCAGTATGCCACTCTTAGTGAATACTTCCAAGCCATCTACCAATCAAATCTTGTCTGGGAAGTCCGCGAGAGTGAAGATTTTCTACCTTATTCCACTG AACCCTACCAGGCATGGACAGGGTTTTACGCCTCCAGAAACGTCCTGAAAGGGGTGGCACGACGAGCCAGTTCCCAGCTACATGCGGCGGAGACTCTTTTCACACGGTACCGGATCAGCTTCCCTGACGGACCTGTAGCTAAAGACTGGGCCCTGGACAAACTGAGAGCTCTGCGCTGGGCTGTCTCTGAG GTCCAGCACCATGATGGCATCACTGGCACTGAGTCTCCCAAGGTGGCGGACATGTACCTGCAGCATCTCACACAGGCCATGATGGGGGTGGAGGAGCTTCTGGCTGCACTCTTCCTGCTGCCCCACAACCTTGACATACCCAGCATCATCGGCAGCCGCTACCACAGAAAAG GTGGTCATCAGGCTTTGGAGCAACACGTCATCGTTTACAACCCGTTAGCATGGAACATCACCACTATCATCAACACCACTGTAGCGTTCCCCGTTGCAGCCGTCTTTGATGATGACGGACAGCCTGTACTCGCACAG ATCCAGAGGTCAGCGTTGTCCAATGTGACCTACGACCTTTTCATTATGGTGAACGTGGGAGGTCTTCAGCATAGGAAATACCTGATTAAGTTTTCCGAGAAACCGTGCAATGGGAGGTCCAAATGTGGCCGGACTTATAAAGCCAAAGGGGTTGTGTTTGAGAGACGCAGCATCCGGGACTGGACAAAAACAGGGAGGAGGCTTCTGCCAGTTCTGAATGAATGTTACAAGCTCATGTTTGACCAGGATACAAATCTGCTGCACAGCATCACTTATCT ACAAGAGAAAAGGAGCGTAAGGATGACGCAGGATTTTTGGGAGTATCACGCAAATGGAGATGTAAAAGCAGGGCCTATATCTGATAACTACATCTTCAGCGCCAATGGTTCAGCAGTTCGGGCCTACAAGGCTGTGAAGATGGAGATCATCCCTGGGAAGATAGTAACTGAGATCAGACAATACTTCTACAG AGAGGAAGGCGATAAGGACTACGCCTTCTCTATCACCACCCGTGTCCCAGAATGCCTTGGGAGCAAAGTGCAGTGTCATAGGCTGGAGCAGACCTACGCACTGGGCCCCCTCCACATCAACACAGAGGTCGTCCTCAGGACCAGCTCCTCTGTGAAGAACAACAGGACCCTGTACACAGACGACAATGGATATCAGATGATGAAGCGGCCATACAAGAAGTTCACCAACAACACTTTAGCAAGA AACTACTTCCCCATGGTTCGTGCCGCATACATAGAGGATGAGCTCAGCAGACTGGTGCTCGTCAGCGACAGAGCCCACGGTGTGTCCAGCCAAGCCAGCGGACAACTagag GTCATGCTCCATCGATGTCTTTGGAACAACTTACCCTGGAACCTCGGCTACAACCTGACGCTCAACGACAGCTCGGTCGTGCAGCCCACCCTGTGGATGATGCTGGGCTCTAAAAGTGCCACCTCCAAGCTTTATCAGAGGGAGGCGATAGAGCTGCAGCACAGACCTGTCGTCATGCCCATCGACCAACCTC AGAAGCCCTGGCTGGAGAAGGAGCCTAGAGAAAGTTCTCCTATGCGTTCGGTGGTGCTGCCGCCCAACCTCCACCTGCTCAGCCTCAGTATCTCTGGATGGAACTACAGCTCTAATCACGATGTTCACCTCAGCCACATACACTCAG GTAAGGATTTACACTCAGAGCCGGACTACGATCGGGTCCTGTTGAGAATCATGCATCTCTTCGAGGAGGGAGAAGACCCCGAGCTTTCAAAGCCAGTCACCATAAACTTGaag GATGTTCTGCGTGGCATAGGGGAAGTGAGAGTGATGGAGGAGCGTTCTCTCACAGGAACCTGGGATATCGGCAGTCTGCAGAGGTGGAAGTGGAAGACTGCAGATAACTTTGAACAAA AGAGCAGAAGCTGTTGGACATGTGGAGACGAAGCTTTCACTGTGACCATCTCACCCAAAGAGATCAGGACCTTCTTCCTTCACTTCAGCTCCAACAACCTTTATTAG
- the man2b2 gene encoding epididymis-specific alpha-mannosidase isoform X2, producing the protein MRFLAVIVHFLCYFYSYGVTEENEPIQTFVIPHSHMDVGWVYTIQESMHAYAANVYTSVTEELSKAKDRRFIAVEQEFFRLWWDTVASDSHKRQVRQLVKEGRLEFIIGGQVMHDEAVTDLDDEILQMTEGHGFLYETFGVRPQFSWHVDPFGASATTPVLFALAGFNAHLISRIDYDLKDNMQKQKKLQFVWRGSPSLKGQQQIFTHTMDQFSYCTPSYLPFSNSSGFYWNGVALFPDPPKDGVYPNMSLPVTKETVHAYAKTMVDNIKQRAAWFRTNHVLWPWGCDKQFYNSSVQFNNMDPLIKYINQNSKEFGVTVQYATLSEYFQAIYQSNLVWEVRESEDFLPYSTEPYQAWTGFYASRNVLKGVARRASSQLHAAETLFTRYRISFPDGPVAKDWALDKLRALRWAVSEVQHHDGITGTESPKVADMYLQHLTQAMMGVEELLAALFLLPHNLDIPSIIGSRYHRKGGHQALEQHVIVYNPLAWNITTIINTTVAFPVAAVFDDDGQPVLAQIQRSALSNVTYDLFIMVNVGGLQHRKYLIKFSEKPCNGRSKCGRTYKAKGVVFERRSIRDWTKTGRRLLPVLNECYKLMFDQDTNLLHSITYLQEKRSVRMTQDFWEYHANGDVKAGPISDNYIFSANGSAVRAYKAVKMEIIPGKIVTEIRQYFYREEGDKDYAFSITTRVPECLGSKVQCHRLEQTYALGPLHINTEVVLRTSSSVKNNRTLYTDDNGYQMMKRPYKKFTNNTLARNYFPMVRAAYIEDELSRLVLVSDRAHGVSSQASGQLEVMLHRCLWNNLPWNLGYNLTLNDSSVVQPTLWMMLGSKSATSKLYQREAIELQHRPVVMPIDQPQI; encoded by the exons ATGAGGTTTTTAGCTGTTATAGTGCATTTTCTTTGTTACTTTTACTCGTATGGAGTGACAGAAGAAAACGAGCCAATTCAGACATTTGTAATTCCTCACAGTCACATGGATGTTGGCTGGGTGTACACTATTCAG GAGAGTATGCATGCCTATGCAGCCAATGTGTACACCAGTGTGACTGAGGAGCTGTCAAAGGCTAAAGACCGCAGGTTCATTGCTGTGGAGCAGGAGTTCTTCCGACTGTGGTGGGATACTGTGGCCTCAGACTCCCATAAGAGACAA GTACGGCAGCTTGTGAAAGAGGGTCGACTTGAGTTCATCATCGGGGGCCAAGTAATGCACGATGAGGCTGTGACTGATCTAGATGATGAGATATTGCAAATGACAG AGGGCCACGGTTTCCTCTATGAGACGTTCGGGGTGCGTCCTCAGTTCTCGTGGCACGTGGATCCATTTGGAGCCTCGGCCACCACGCCGGTCCTCTTTGCTTTGGCGGGGTTCAATGCTCACCTCATCTCCCGCATTGACTACGACCTCAAGGACAACATGCAGAAACAGAAG AAACTACAATTTGTGTGGAGAGGTTCTCCCTCTCTGAAGGGGCAGCAGCAGATCTTCACTCACACCATGGACCAGTTTAGCTATTGCACCCCATCTTACCTGCCATTCTCCAACAG CTCTGGTTTCTATTGGAATGGAGTTGCCTTGTTCCCTGACCCCCCTAAAGATGGAGTCTACCCCAACATGAGCCTGCCCGTCACAAAGGAGACAGTACACGCCTACGCCAAGACCATGGTGGACAACATCAAGCAGAGGGCTGCATGGTTTAGGACGAATCATGTGCTCTGGCCATGG GGTTGTGACAAACAGTTCTACAACTCATCAGTGCAGTTCAACAACATGGACCCTTTAATCAAGTACATCAACCAGAACAGCAAAGAGTTTGGGGTGACAGTCCAGTATGCCACTCTTAGTGAATACTTCCAAGCCATCTACCAATCAAATCTTGTCTGGGAAGTCCGCGAGAGTGAAGATTTTCTACCTTATTCCACTG AACCCTACCAGGCATGGACAGGGTTTTACGCCTCCAGAAACGTCCTGAAAGGGGTGGCACGACGAGCCAGTTCCCAGCTACATGCGGCGGAGACTCTTTTCACACGGTACCGGATCAGCTTCCCTGACGGACCTGTAGCTAAAGACTGGGCCCTGGACAAACTGAGAGCTCTGCGCTGGGCTGTCTCTGAG GTCCAGCACCATGATGGCATCACTGGCACTGAGTCTCCCAAGGTGGCGGACATGTACCTGCAGCATCTCACACAGGCCATGATGGGGGTGGAGGAGCTTCTGGCTGCACTCTTCCTGCTGCCCCACAACCTTGACATACCCAGCATCATCGGCAGCCGCTACCACAGAAAAG GTGGTCATCAGGCTTTGGAGCAACACGTCATCGTTTACAACCCGTTAGCATGGAACATCACCACTATCATCAACACCACTGTAGCGTTCCCCGTTGCAGCCGTCTTTGATGATGACGGACAGCCTGTACTCGCACAG ATCCAGAGGTCAGCGTTGTCCAATGTGACCTACGACCTTTTCATTATGGTGAACGTGGGAGGTCTTCAGCATAGGAAATACCTGATTAAGTTTTCCGAGAAACCGTGCAATGGGAGGTCCAAATGTGGCCGGACTTATAAAGCCAAAGGGGTTGTGTTTGAGAGACGCAGCATCCGGGACTGGACAAAAACAGGGAGGAGGCTTCTGCCAGTTCTGAATGAATGTTACAAGCTCATGTTTGACCAGGATACAAATCTGCTGCACAGCATCACTTATCT ACAAGAGAAAAGGAGCGTAAGGATGACGCAGGATTTTTGGGAGTATCACGCAAATGGAGATGTAAAAGCAGGGCCTATATCTGATAACTACATCTTCAGCGCCAATGGTTCAGCAGTTCGGGCCTACAAGGCTGTGAAGATGGAGATCATCCCTGGGAAGATAGTAACTGAGATCAGACAATACTTCTACAG AGAGGAAGGCGATAAGGACTACGCCTTCTCTATCACCACCCGTGTCCCAGAATGCCTTGGGAGCAAAGTGCAGTGTCATAGGCTGGAGCAGACCTACGCACTGGGCCCCCTCCACATCAACACAGAGGTCGTCCTCAGGACCAGCTCCTCTGTGAAGAACAACAGGACCCTGTACACAGACGACAATGGATATCAGATGATGAAGCGGCCATACAAGAAGTTCACCAACAACACTTTAGCAAGA AACTACTTCCCCATGGTTCGTGCCGCATACATAGAGGATGAGCTCAGCAGACTGGTGCTCGTCAGCGACAGAGCCCACGGTGTGTCCAGCCAAGCCAGCGGACAACTagag GTCATGCTCCATCGATGTCTTTGGAACAACTTACCCTGGAACCTCGGCTACAACCTGACGCTCAACGACAGCTCGGTCGTGCAGCCCACCCTGTGGATGATGCTGGGCTCTAAAAGTGCCACCTCCAAGCTTTATCAGAGGGAGGCGATAGAGCTGCAGCACAGACCTGTCGTCATGCCCATCGACCAACCTC AGATTTAG
- the smim20 gene encoding small integral membrane protein 20 produces the protein MSKNRRIALVFGGFITAVAAAFYPIFFYPLTHKNEYREVQKTNRAGINQADVQPVGVKIWSDPFKPADK, from the exons atgtcaaaaaataggAGAATAGCGTTGGTATTTGGAGGCTTTATAACGGCTGTTGCCGCTGCGTTTTACCCGATATTCTTCTACCCTCTGACGCACAAAAATGAGTACA gAGAAGTCCAAAAGACGAACCGGGCAGGAATCAACCAGGCAGATGTGCAGCCCGTGG GTGTAAAGATATGGTCTGATCCGTTCAAGCCTGCAGACAAATGA